A region of Salvia splendens isolate huo1 chromosome 17, SspV2, whole genome shotgun sequence DNA encodes the following proteins:
- the LOC121775114 gene encoding dol-P-Man:Man(7)GlcNAc(2)-PP-Dol alpha-1,6-mannosyltransferase-like isoform X1 encodes MALSSNSMQIYGYDLLLGLIAAFYVFMAPYTKVEESFNVQAMHDILYHQHHIEKYDHLEFPGVVPRTFIGKFFYAFVSNAFSYLLCQFRLGSILVSTLASPFVLAASLLQFPKLYSLYAARLVLGFIILSSLRFFRIQIRKNFGSQVEAFFVILIAIQFHMLFYCSRPLPNILAFGLVNLAYGYWFQKRFYAALNSLVFATIIFRCDILLLVSPLGLELLLSRSISLRKAVISCLIAACSFIGLTVMVDSVMWRRILWPELEVFWFNSVLNRSSEWGTHALHWYFTSALPRSLLVAYPLSVLGLFLDRRIRIYVIPVLSFVTLYSKLPHKELRFIISSLPIFNLSAAIAASRIYNNRKKSLWKYLNTAMLGLFLISLGCTILMFMASYENYPSGHALKVLHKMGHLEHNSNELWVHIDTFSAMNGVSRFCENHAPWRYSKEEGIPLEEFQRRNFTYLLSEHAQINGYKCLLSTTGFSGTRLHAGFPPVSLVKKPKVYVHGNTNNNGIIHRSWPGC; translated from the exons ATGGCGCTAAGTTCCAATTCAATGCAAATTTATG GTTACGATCTGTTGCTGGGGCTAATTGCTGCGTTTTACGTGTTCATGGCGCCTTACACTAAGGTTGAAGAAAGCTTCAACGTTCAG GCAATGCACGACATTCTGTACCACCAGCATCATATAGAAAAG TATGATCATTTGGAATTTCCTGGAGTAGTCCCTCGTACATTTATTGGTAAGTTTTTTTATGCTTTTGTCTCCAATGCCTTCAGTTACTTGCTATGCCAATTCCGTTTGG GCTCCATTCTCGTATCAACTCTGGCTTCTCCATTTGTGCTAGCTGCTAGTTTATTGCAGTTTCCAAAGCTATACAGTCTTTATGCAG CTCGTTTGGTGTTAGGCTTCATCATATTGTCTTCGTTGCGTTTCTTTCGTATTCAG ATCAGGAAGAACTTCGGATCTCAAGTGGAAGCTTTTTTTGTAATATTGATTGCAATTCAGTTTCACATGCTGTTCTACTGCTCACGCCCGCTTCCTAACATCTTGGCATTTGGCTTAG TAAACTTGGCATATGGGTATTGGTTTCAGAAAAGGTTTTATGCAGCATTGAATTCTTTG GTTTTTGCCACCATCATTTTTAGATGTGACATCCTGCTACTTGTTTCACCACTGGGGCTTGAGCTTTTGCTG TCTAGATCTATTTCATTGCGGAAAGCTGTAATTTCGTGCTTGATAGCTGCTTGCTCTTTCATAG GATTGACAGTGATGGTTGATTCAGTCATGTGGAGGAGGATATTATGGCCTGAGCTGGAAGTCTTTTGGTTTAATTCAGTGTTGAATCGAAGTTCTGAATGGGGT ACTCATGCTCTTCACTGGTACTTCACATCTGCTCTTCCCCGCTCCTTGCTGGTGGCGTATCCACTGTCTGTG CTAGGTTTATTTCTTGACAGAAGGATTCGGATCTATGTTATTCCTGTTTTATCTTTTGTTACTCTCTACTCGAAGCTTCCACACAAG GAACTCCGATTCATTATTAGCTCTCTTCCTATCTTCAACCTATCTGCTGCAATTGCTGCTAGCAGAAT CTACAACAATCGGAAAAAGAGTTTATGGAAATATCTTAACACTGCCATGCTGGGTCTGTTCCTGATCAG TCTAGGGTGCACAATCTTAATGTTTATGGCATCATACGAGAACTATCCTAGCGGCCATGCCCTAAAAGTTTTGCATAAGATGG GGCATTTGGAACACAATTCAAATGAACTCTGGGTTCACATCGACACGTTCTCAGCAATGAATGGAGTCTCACGCTTCTGTGAAAATCATGCTCCGTGGCG GTACTCTAAAGAAGAAGGGATTCCTCTTGAAGAATTTCAGCGAAGAAACTTTACTTACCTTTTAAG CGAGCATGCTCAAATAAATGGTTACAAGTGTCTACTTAGCACGACTGGATTTTCTGGGACTCGTCTTCACGCTGGATTTCCTCCCGTATCGCTG GTTAAAAAACCGAAGGTTTATGTACATGGAAACACGAATAACAACGGAATAATTCACAGAAGCTGGCCAGGATGCTGA
- the LOC121775115 gene encoding uncharacterized protein LOC121775115, translating into MAAQGTHLLQLVLSCRKITAQVTCSSSKSIVAMASSSEEEFIKAYRAKLNRFPRSSIYWDSKTASRIGDKIGTRLQEKGVSSVGIDVGEELSRPIHYRRLLGAFFESVKRTGITVSGGEDLVFLGR; encoded by the coding sequence ATGGCGGCGCAGGGCACACACCTCCTCCAATTAGTTCTGTCCTGCCGGAAAATCACGGCGCAGGTGACGTGCAGCAGCTCGAAGTCGATCGTAGCCATGGCCTCATCGAGCGAGGAAGAGTTCATCAAAGCTTACAGAGCGAAATTGAACCGGTTCCCACGGTCGAGCATCTACTGGGACTCGAAGACCGCATCGCGAATCGGCGATAAGATCGGGACCCGCCTCCAAGAGAAGGGCGTGTCGAGCGTCGGAATCGATGTAGGGGAGGAGCTCTCGAGGCCTATCCACTACCGCAGGCTGCTGGGGGCCTTCTTCGAATCGGTGAAGCGGACTGGAATCACCGTCAGCGGCGGCGAGGATTTGGTTTTCCTCGGCCGATGA
- the LOC121775114 gene encoding dol-P-Man:Man(7)GlcNAc(2)-PP-Dol alpha-1,6-mannosyltransferase-like isoform X2 — MALSSNSMQIYGYDLLLGLIAAFYVFMAPYTKVEESFNVQAMHDILYHQHHIEKYDHLEFPGVVPRTFIGSILVSTLASPFVLAASLLQFPKLYSLYAARLVLGFIILSSLRFFRIQIRKNFGSQVEAFFVILIAIQFHMLFYCSRPLPNILAFGLVNLAYGYWFQKRFYAALNSLVFATIIFRCDILLLVSPLGLELLLSRSISLRKAVISCLIAACSFIGLTVMVDSVMWRRILWPELEVFWFNSVLNRSSEWGTHALHWYFTSALPRSLLVAYPLSVLGLFLDRRIRIYVIPVLSFVTLYSKLPHKELRFIISSLPIFNLSAAIAASRIYNNRKKSLWKYLNTAMLGLFLISLGCTILMFMASYENYPSGHALKVLHKMGHLEHNSNELWVHIDTFSAMNGVSRFCENHAPWRYSKEEGIPLEEFQRRNFTYLLSEHAQINGYKCLLSTTGFSGTRLHAGFPPVSLVKKPKVYVHGNTNNNGIIHRSWPGC, encoded by the exons ATGGCGCTAAGTTCCAATTCAATGCAAATTTATG GTTACGATCTGTTGCTGGGGCTAATTGCTGCGTTTTACGTGTTCATGGCGCCTTACACTAAGGTTGAAGAAAGCTTCAACGTTCAG GCAATGCACGACATTCTGTACCACCAGCATCATATAGAAAAG TATGATCATTTGGAATTTCCTGGAGTAGTCCCTCGTACATTTATTG GCTCCATTCTCGTATCAACTCTGGCTTCTCCATTTGTGCTAGCTGCTAGTTTATTGCAGTTTCCAAAGCTATACAGTCTTTATGCAG CTCGTTTGGTGTTAGGCTTCATCATATTGTCTTCGTTGCGTTTCTTTCGTATTCAG ATCAGGAAGAACTTCGGATCTCAAGTGGAAGCTTTTTTTGTAATATTGATTGCAATTCAGTTTCACATGCTGTTCTACTGCTCACGCCCGCTTCCTAACATCTTGGCATTTGGCTTAG TAAACTTGGCATATGGGTATTGGTTTCAGAAAAGGTTTTATGCAGCATTGAATTCTTTG GTTTTTGCCACCATCATTTTTAGATGTGACATCCTGCTACTTGTTTCACCACTGGGGCTTGAGCTTTTGCTG TCTAGATCTATTTCATTGCGGAAAGCTGTAATTTCGTGCTTGATAGCTGCTTGCTCTTTCATAG GATTGACAGTGATGGTTGATTCAGTCATGTGGAGGAGGATATTATGGCCTGAGCTGGAAGTCTTTTGGTTTAATTCAGTGTTGAATCGAAGTTCTGAATGGGGT ACTCATGCTCTTCACTGGTACTTCACATCTGCTCTTCCCCGCTCCTTGCTGGTGGCGTATCCACTGTCTGTG CTAGGTTTATTTCTTGACAGAAGGATTCGGATCTATGTTATTCCTGTTTTATCTTTTGTTACTCTCTACTCGAAGCTTCCACACAAG GAACTCCGATTCATTATTAGCTCTCTTCCTATCTTCAACCTATCTGCTGCAATTGCTGCTAGCAGAAT CTACAACAATCGGAAAAAGAGTTTATGGAAATATCTTAACACTGCCATGCTGGGTCTGTTCCTGATCAG TCTAGGGTGCACAATCTTAATGTTTATGGCATCATACGAGAACTATCCTAGCGGCCATGCCCTAAAAGTTTTGCATAAGATGG GGCATTTGGAACACAATTCAAATGAACTCTGGGTTCACATCGACACGTTCTCAGCAATGAATGGAGTCTCACGCTTCTGTGAAAATCATGCTCCGTGGCG GTACTCTAAAGAAGAAGGGATTCCTCTTGAAGAATTTCAGCGAAGAAACTTTACTTACCTTTTAAG CGAGCATGCTCAAATAAATGGTTACAAGTGTCTACTTAGCACGACTGGATTTTCTGGGACTCGTCTTCACGCTGGATTTCCTCCCGTATCGCTG GTTAAAAAACCGAAGGTTTATGTACATGGAAACACGAATAACAACGGAATAATTCACAGAAGCTGGCCAGGATGCTGA
- the LOC121773483 gene encoding cyclin-U4-1-like, giving the protein MAELESSNVMPKLISFLSSLLQRAAESNDLNPSLEAQKISVFHGLTRPTISIEAYLQRIFKYANCSSSCYIVAYVYLDRFTQRQPALSLNSFNVHRLLITSVMLSAKFMDDMYYNNAYYAKVGGISTTEMNFLELDFLFGLGFHLNVTPSTFHTYCSYLQREMMMGQPQPQLSIADESSLYTARSSKLLHLCFNEDEASHQQQQQQLAV; this is encoded by the exons atGGCGGAGCTAGAGAGCTCAAATGTGATGCCGAAGCTGATCAGTTTCCTCTCATCTCTCCTTCAGCGCGCGGCGGAGTCGAACGATCTCAATCCTTCGCTCGAGGCGCAGAAGATCTCAGTCTTCCACGGCCTCACGAGGCCGACGATTTCGATCGAGGCCTATCTCCAGAGGATCTTCAAGTACGCCAACTGCAGCTCTTCCTGCTACATTGTCGCCTACGTCTACCTCGATCGCTTCACCCAGCGCCAGCCCGCTCTCTCTCTCAATTCCTTCAACGTCCACCGATTGCTCATCACCAGCGTCATGCTCTCCGCCAAATTCATGGACGACAT GTATTACAACAATGCATATTATGCTAAAGTAGGAGGGATCAGCACAACAGAGATGAACTTTCTAGAACTGGATTTTCTGTTTGGATTGGGGTTCCATTTGAATGTAACTCCATCAACTTTCCACACATATTGCTCCTACCTCCAGAGGGAGATGATGATGGGTCAGCCTCAGCCTCAGCTCAGCATTGCCGACGAATCGTCTCTGTATACCGCAAGGTCATCAAAGCTACTCCATTTGTGTTTTAATGAAGATGAAGCATCCCATCAACAGCAACAACAGCAGCTTGCTGTTTAA
- the LOC121774960 gene encoding pentatricopeptide repeat-containing protein At1g02150-like, with amino-acid sequence MLLQPTAQILPPNYHQKNSNHLQISSSLSLSSGLQISAFFHKQPNLSIAFKTLNNPAFVTCSSAPQPYSYGTVDYENRPMVKWNAIFKKISLLDSSVLDVGAASVLNQTENEGKKLSKWELSRVVKELRKFRRFRLALQVYEWMNNRAERFRITTSDTAIQLDLIAKVHGMSRAEQYFQKLPDDLKDKRIYGSLLNAYVHARMREQAESLMAEIKNRGYASHPLPYNVMMTLYMSFKEYEKIEPLISEMKEKGIALDLYTYNIWISSCGSLGSLEKMEQVFNRMQLDTTINPNWTTYSTMASMYIKFGQFEKAVDCLKKIESRMTGRDRMPYHYLMSLYGSTGNKEDVYRVWNSYKASFVNIPNVGYHTMISALIRMDDIVGAEELYDEWLEVKSVYDPRVGNLLLSSYVRKGLFQKAETLFDQIIEAGGKPNSMTWEIVSEIHIQNSRIPEALSCFQNAASTEGSKNWRPKLTNVSAILDFSEKNGDNATKNALIEVLRQVGSLEDEDYMSSLASLRDPSTNNRDSSTEDRVDSHDDEDADFALLNNSKEACEGPSLISFGIV; translated from the exons ATGCTACTCCAACCCACTGCTCaaattcttcccccaaattatCACCAGAAGAATTCTAATCATTTGCAGATTTCGAGCTCGCTCTCATTGTCGTCTGGGCTTCAAATTTCTGCTTTTTTTCATAAACAGCCTAATTTATCCATCGCTTTTAAAACCCTCAACAATCCAGCGTTTGTCACGTGCTCGTCGGCACCGCAGCCTTACAGCTATGGAACTGTTGATTACGAAAATAGGCCGATGGTGAAATGGAACGCTATATTCAAGAAGATATCGTTGTTGGACAGCTCGGTTTTGGATGTGGGCGCTGCTTCCGTGTTGAATCAGACGGAAAATGAGGGAAAGAAGCTATCCAAATGGGAGCTCTCCAGAGTGGTGAAGGAGCTCAGGAAGTTCAGGCGCTTCAGATTGGCTCTTCAG GTTTATGAATGGATGAATAATAGAGCAGAAAGATTCCGAATAACCACAAGTGATACTGCTATTCAGCTAGATTTGATTGCTAAAGTGCATGGGATGTCAAGGGCTGAGCAATATTTTCAGAAGCTCCCAGATGATTTGAAAGATAAGAGAATATACGGATCCCTTTTGAATGCTTATGTCCATGCTAGAATGAGAGAGCAAGCTGAATCTCTGATGGCTGAAATCAAGAATAGAGGATATGCTAGTCATCCACTTCCGTATAATGTGATGATGACTCTCTATATGAGTTTTAAAGAATACGAAAAGATTGAGCCACTGATATCTGAAATGAAGGAAAAGGGCATAGCATTAGATTTGTACACATACAACATTTGGATTTCATCCTGTGGTTCTTTGGGATCCCTGGAGAAAATGGAACAAGTTTTTAATCGTATGCAGCTGGATACCACCATCAATCCCAATTGGACTACGTATAGCACAATGGCCTCAATGTATATCAAGTTTGGGCAGTTCGAGAAGGCTGTAGACTGTTTGAAGAAGATTGAAAGTAGAATGACTGGTCGGGATCGTATGCCATATCACTATCTCATGAGTCTGTATGGCAGCACTGGAAATAAAGAGGATGTCTATCGAGTTTGGAACAGCTACAAGGCTTCATTTGTCAATATTCCAAATGTGGGCTACCATACTATGATCTCTGCTCTAATCAGAATGGACGACATTGTGGGTGCTGAGGAGTTATACGATGAATGGCTTGAAGTGAAATCAGTATATGACCCTAGAGTGGGAAATCTTCTCTTGAGTTCATATGTCAGAAAAGGGCTTTTCCAGAAGGCAGAGACCCTTTTCGACCAGATAATTGAGGCGGGAGGAAAGCCTAATTCTATGACTTGGGAGATCGTCTCAGAAATCCATATCCAAAATTCAAGGATTCCTGAGGCTTTATCTTGCTTTCAGAATGCTGCTTCAACTGAAGGCTCGAAAAACTGGAGGCCGAAGCTGACCAATGTCTCTGCCATTCTTGATTTTTCCGAGAAAAATGGTGACAATGCAACAAAGAATGCCTTGATAGAGGTCCTGAGACAAGTAGGCTCCCTTGAAGATGAAGACTATATGTCGAGTTTAGCATCACTGCGTGATCCATCGACCAATAACAGAGATTCATCAACAGAGGATAGAGTGGATAGTCATGATGACGAAGATGCAGATTTTGCACTTCTAAACAACTCCAAGGAAGCTTGTGAGGGCCCCTCTCTCATCTCTTTCGGAATAGTTTAA